The Lysobacter sp. genome includes a window with the following:
- a CDS encoding ATP-binding cassette domain-containing protein, with protein sequence MIDVNNLHKSFKTKTGLVQAVRGVSFTAHDGEITGLLGPNGAGKTTTLRMLYTLMSPDQGTVTVDGFDIQKNATAVRQRLGVLPDARGVYKRLTARENIAYFGELHGLDAKTIAMRTARLAETLGMEDVLDRRTEGFSQGQRTKTAIARALVHDPKNVILDEPTNGLDVMTTRGLRQFLLQLRAEGRCVIFSSHIMQEVAALCDRIVVIAAGEVKAIGTPDELRARAGHENLEDAFVQLIGSEEGLHA encoded by the coding sequence ATGATCGATGTCAATAATCTGCACAAGTCGTTCAAGACCAAGACCGGTCTGGTGCAAGCCGTGCGCGGCGTGAGTTTCACCGCCCATGATGGCGAAATCACCGGCCTGCTCGGCCCGAACGGCGCCGGCAAGACCACCACGCTGCGCATGCTCTATACGTTGATGTCGCCCGACCAGGGCACGGTGACGGTCGATGGCTTCGACATCCAGAAGAATGCGACTGCGGTGCGCCAGCGCCTGGGCGTACTGCCCGACGCGCGCGGCGTGTACAAGCGCCTGACCGCACGCGAGAACATCGCCTACTTCGGCGAGCTGCACGGACTGGATGCGAAGACCATTGCGATGCGCACCGCGCGGCTGGCGGAAACGCTGGGAATGGAAGATGTCCTCGACCGTCGCACCGAAGGCTTCTCGCAGGGCCAGCGCACCAAGACCGCGATCGCGCGGGCGCTGGTGCACGATCCGAAGAACGTGATCCTCGACGAACCCACCAACGGGCTCGACGTGATGACCACCCGTGGTTTGCGCCAGTTCCTGCTGCAGCTTCGCGCCGAAGGCCGCTGCGTGATTTTCTCCAGCCACATCATGCAGGAGGTCGCTGCGCTGTGCGACCGGATCGTGGTGATCGCGGCCGGCGAAGTCAAGGCGATCGGCACGCCCGATGAATTGCGTGCGCGCGCGGGCCACGAGAATCTCGAAGACGCCTTCGTCCAGTTGATCGGCTCGGAGGAGGGCCTGCACGCATGA
- a CDS encoding ABC transporter permease codes for MSTSLNIFMTVLRKELRDFARDRRTFLMALLLGPLMYPLLMLGMGKLMEARMSTQLEKPLEIPIIGAQHAPNLVAWLATQDIRAKPAPKDLIAAIRNQDEDVALVIAPNFGEEWRASRPAKVEIVADTTRTNADVPIERLRSALNAYSAQAGALRLVARGVNPLLTQSVAVTQRDVATPEAKQGRMMSIVLPLILVLFAFMGGAHLTMDVTAGERERQSLEPLLATPVARGTLVSGKMAAASLIGIASVILTLLSFKLSAALSTSAMASSLDVSFLAIGRMMLVLLPLVLIGTALLTFIAAGSKSMKEAQSHMVWLMLMPMLPSYALMAYPLKDQDLWQYAIPFLSQNQMLVKASRGENASPEQWAIYLLCALALAGVLWLAAIWRYRQEKLAISA; via the coding sequence ATGAGCACGTCCTTGAATATCTTCATGACCGTATTGCGCAAGGAACTGCGCGATTTCGCCCGCGACCGGCGCACCTTCCTGATGGCGCTGTTGCTCGGCCCGCTGATGTATCCGCTGCTGATGCTGGGCATGGGCAAGCTGATGGAAGCGCGGATGAGCACGCAGCTGGAGAAGCCGCTGGAGATTCCGATCATCGGTGCGCAGCATGCGCCGAATCTCGTCGCGTGGTTGGCGACGCAGGACATCCGCGCCAAGCCGGCGCCGAAGGACCTGATCGCCGCGATCCGCAACCAGGACGAGGACGTGGCGCTGGTGATCGCACCCAACTTCGGCGAGGAATGGCGCGCCAGCCGGCCGGCGAAAGTGGAGATCGTCGCCGACACCACCCGCACCAATGCGGATGTGCCGATCGAACGGCTGCGCTCCGCGCTCAACGCCTACAGCGCTCAGGCCGGCGCATTGCGTCTGGTCGCGCGCGGCGTGAACCCGCTGTTGACGCAATCGGTGGCGGTGACACAGCGCGACGTGGCCACGCCCGAAGCTAAGCAGGGACGGATGATGTCGATCGTGCTGCCGTTGATCCTGGTGCTGTTCGCATTCATGGGCGGCGCGCATCTGACCATGGACGTGACCGCAGGCGAACGCGAACGGCAATCGCTGGAACCGCTGCTGGCGACGCCGGTCGCGCGTGGAACGCTGGTCAGCGGCAAGATGGCGGCAGCGTCGCTGATCGGCATCGCCAGCGTGATCCTCACCCTGCTGTCGTTCAAGCTCAGCGCAGCGCTGTCGACCAGCGCAATGGCGAGTTCGCTGGATGTCTCGTTTCTCGCCATCGGCAGGATGATGCTGGTGCTGCTGCCGCTGGTGCTGATCGGAACGGCGCTGCTGACCTTCATCGCCGCCGGCTCGAAAAGCATGAAGGAAGCGCAGAGCCACATGGTGTGGCTGATGTTGATGCCGATGCTCCCCAGCTACGCGCTGATGGCGTATCCGCTGAAGGACCAGGATCTGTGGCAGTACGCGATTCCGTTCTTGTCGCAGAACCAGATGCTGGTCAAAGCCAGCCGCGGCGAGAACGCATCGCCCGAACAATGGGCGATCTATCTGCTCTGCGCACTGGCATTGGCCGGGGTGCTGTGGCTTGCGGCGATCTGGCGCTACCGTCAGGAAAAACTCGCGATCTCTGCCTGA
- a CDS encoding ferredoxin--NADP reductase, producing MPGCLDVFARQHSFPQSRPVSAHFPLKLVARRMLAPTVAHLGFVRDDGAPLDYIPGQFLQVHFHYADGTATKRSYSLATQHDHALAPGDAVEIAVSYVAGGAATMLFEGLALGGTITASGPYGRFCLMPADANRRYLLIGTGTGVTPYRAMLPQLAAQIAGRGIEVVLLFGARTPEELLYGDEFRAFADAHTNFRFVPCFSRELPAEGSPHAHADVRKGYVQDQLAEFAPQAEGDIAYLCGNPNMVDACFETLKSHHLPVSHIRREKYVSSK from the coding sequence ATGCCCGGCTGCCTGGATGTCTTCGCCCGGCAACACTCCTTCCCACAGAGTCGCCCTGTGTCCGCTCATTTCCCGCTCAAACTCGTCGCCCGCCGGATGTTGGCCCCCACCGTCGCCCATCTCGGCTTCGTCCGCGACGATGGCGCACCGCTGGATTACATCCCCGGCCAGTTCCTGCAGGTGCATTTCCACTACGCCGACGGCACCGCGACCAAGCGCAGCTACTCGCTCGCCACCCAGCACGATCATGCGCTGGCGCCGGGCGATGCGGTCGAGATCGCGGTCAGTTACGTGGCCGGCGGCGCGGCGACCATGCTGTTCGAAGGCCTGGCGCTGGGCGGCACGATCACCGCCAGCGGCCCCTACGGCCGCTTCTGCCTGATGCCCGCCGACGCCAACCGCCGCTATCTGCTGATCGGCACCGGTACCGGCGTCACCCCGTACCGCGCGATGCTGCCGCAGCTGGCGGCGCAGATCGCGGGACGCGGGATCGAAGTCGTCCTGCTGTTCGGCGCGCGCACGCCCGAGGAGCTGCTGTACGGCGACGAATTCCGCGCTTTCGCCGACGCGCACACGAACTTCCGCTTCGTGCCCTGCTTCTCGCGCGAACTGCCCGCCGAGGGCTCGCCGCACGCGCATGCCGACGTGCGCAAAGGCTATGTGCAGGACCAGCTCGCCGAATTCGCGCCGCAGGCCGAAGGCGACATCGCCTACCTCTGCGGCAACCCGAACATGGTCGACGCCTGTTTCGAGACGCTGAAAAGCCACCACCTGCCGGTCTCGCACATCCGTCGCGAAAAGTACGTCAGCAGCAAGTAA
- a CDS encoding alpha/beta fold hydrolase: MFKPLLLCSLALALAACDGQAEKTAVPKTDANGDVRYGGLVFKPCALGGDRGEGVEAQCAVLQAPENHDAPNGRRISLAVAMIPAKSQIQSDPVVIIAGGPGQSILESYPMLHPALSDVRRNRNILLMDARGTGGSHLLQCDEIVSLDENAEDSDDPAKLRALTERCRDRLAKTSDLRFYTTADHIRDLDLLRATIGVEQLNVAGISYGTRVAQQYAARYPEHTRTVTLDSIAPNTLVLGQEHALNLDTAIKKQFARCVADAACKRNIGDPDALLIKVRTTLQAGGLAAVRYRDPTNGEWREEVPQFGHLGSLLRFYAYRPESASMLPLILHDAALGRYETLLSQSRALSGDIGDSMALGMHLSVSCTEDPEIRPRPEDDKTILGNSIAEFIQAQCAVWPKGTRDPGFRKPLAGDVPVLAISGEYDPVTPPRYGDEVVKTLPNGRHLVLPGQGHSVLTTGCMPKLFAQFVETADAKKIDASCLKRLKPTPPFAGNYGWEP, translated from the coding sequence ATGTTCAAACCCCTGTTGCTGTGCTCACTCGCGCTGGCGCTCGCCGCCTGCGACGGGCAGGCTGAAAAGACCGCGGTTCCGAAGACCGACGCCAACGGCGATGTGCGCTACGGCGGCCTGGTGTTCAAGCCCTGCGCGCTGGGCGGCGATCGCGGCGAAGGCGTCGAAGCGCAGTGCGCTGTACTGCAGGCGCCGGAGAATCACGACGCGCCCAACGGCCGCAGGATTTCCCTGGCCGTGGCGATGATCCCCGCCAAGAGCCAGATCCAGTCGGACCCGGTGGTGATCATCGCCGGCGGGCCGGGGCAGTCGATCCTCGAAAGCTATCCGATGCTGCATCCGGCGCTGAGCGATGTCCGCCGCAATCGCAACATCCTGTTGATGGATGCGCGCGGCACCGGCGGCTCGCATCTGTTGCAGTGCGACGAAATCGTTTCTCTCGACGAAAACGCCGAGGACAGCGACGATCCCGCGAAACTGCGCGCATTGACCGAGCGCTGCCGCGATCGCCTGGCGAAGACCTCGGACCTGCGCTTCTACACCACCGCCGACCACATCCGCGACCTGGATCTGCTGCGCGCCACCATCGGCGTGGAACAGCTCAACGTCGCCGGCATTTCCTACGGCACCCGCGTCGCTCAGCAATACGCGGCCCGCTATCCGGAACACACCCGCACCGTCACCCTCGACTCGATCGCGCCGAACACGCTGGTGCTGGGCCAGGAGCACGCGCTCAATCTGGATACGGCGATCAAGAAGCAGTTCGCGCGCTGCGTGGCGGATGCGGCCTGCAAACGCAACATCGGCGATCCCGATGCATTGCTGATCAAGGTGCGGACGACGCTGCAGGCAGGTGGCCTTGCCGCGGTGCGTTATCGCGATCCGACCAATGGCGAATGGCGCGAAGAAGTGCCGCAGTTCGGGCATCTCGGCAGTCTGCTGCGGTTCTACGCGTACCGTCCGGAATCGGCATCGATGCTGCCATTGATCCTGCACGACGCTGCGCTGGGCCGCTACGAAACACTGTTGTCGCAGTCGCGCGCGCTGAGCGGCGATATCGGCGATTCGATGGCGCTGGGCATGCATCTGTCGGTGAGCTGCACCGAAGATCCGGAAATACGGCCGCGCCCGGAAGACGACAAGACGATCCTGGGCAACAGCATCGCCGAGTTCATCCAGGCGCAATGCGCCGTGTGGCCGAAAGGCACGCGCGATCCCGGCTTCCGCAAACCGTTGGCGGGCGATGTTCCGGTGCTGGCGATCAGCGGCGAGTACGACCCGGTCACGCCGCCGCGCTACGGCGACGAAGTGGTGAAGACGCTGCCGAACGGCCGTCATCTGGTGCTGCCGGGGCAGGGCCACAGCGTACTGACCACCGGCTGCATGCCGAAATTGTTCGCGCAGTTCGTGGAGACCGCCGATGCCAAGAAGATCGACGCCAGCTGCCTGAAACGCTTGAAGCCGACGCCGCCGTTCGCGGGCAATTACGGCTGGGAGCCTTGA